In Streptomyces sclerotialus, one genomic interval encodes:
- a CDS encoding cobalt-precorrin-6A reductase encodes MHTATHVLILGGTTEARRLAAVLADGPLAGGVRVTTSLAGRVARPVLPPGEVRIGGFGGAQGLAQWLRAHQVDVLIDATHPFAGTISFNAATAAGMAHVPLLALRRPGWVPGDGDDWHPAGSLQEAAALLPELGRRVFLTTGRMGLGAFADLTDLWFLMRSVDAPEGPCPPRMEVLLDRGPFTLEGERALLREHRIDVVVTKDSGGAATAPKLTAAREAGVPVVVVRRPAAPAGVPVVDDPGQAAHWLAEHLGGAFRTEA; translated from the coding sequence ATGCACACCGCGACGCACGTACTGATCCTCGGCGGTACGACAGAGGCCCGCCGTCTCGCCGCGGTGCTGGCCGACGGCCCGCTCGCCGGCGGCGTACGCGTGACGACCTCCCTCGCGGGCCGCGTCGCCCGCCCCGTGCTGCCGCCGGGCGAAGTACGCATCGGCGGCTTCGGGGGTGCGCAGGGGCTGGCCCAGTGGCTGCGCGCGCACCAGGTGGACGTGCTCATCGACGCCACCCATCCTTTCGCCGGAACGATCAGTTTCAACGCGGCGACGGCCGCGGGCATGGCCCATGTTCCCCTCTTGGCGCTGCGCCGGCCCGGCTGGGTCCCCGGGGACGGCGACGACTGGCACCCGGCCGGATCACTCCAGGAAGCCGCCGCACTCCTCCCGGAGCTGGGCCGGCGGGTCTTCCTCACCACCGGCCGGATGGGGCTGGGCGCCTTCGCGGACCTCACGGACCTGTGGTTCCTCATGCGGTCCGTCGACGCGCCCGAAGGGCCGTGCCCGCCCCGCATGGAGGTGCTGCTCGACCGCGGCCCGTTCACCCTGGAGGGCGAGCGGGCGCTGCTCCGCGAGCACCGGATCGACGTCGTGGTCACCAAGGACAGCGGGGGAGCGGCCACCGCGCCCAAGCTCACCGCCGCCCGTGAGGCCGGTGTCCCGGTGGTCGTCGTCCGCCGCCCGGCGGCCCCGGCCGGCGTCCCCGTGGTGGACGACCCCGGACAGGCCGCCCACTGGCTGGCGGAGCACCTGGGCGGGGCCTTCCGTACGGAGGCGTGA
- a CDS encoding precorrin-2 C(20)-methyltransferase has product MSTGAAGHIENSGGTEAAERAVGAGKLYGVGLGPGDPSLLTLRAVEVISEADVVAYHSARHGRSRARAIAERYLRPDHIEELLRYPVTVETTDHPGGYRGALNDFYEEAAARLAAHLEAGRTVAVLAEGDPLFYGSYQHMHKRLAHRYPTEVVPGITSVSASAARLGTPLVEAEETLTIVPGTLPEDELTARLAAADSAVVMKLGRTFPTVRRALERAGRLADARYVERAYMDGERTAALADVDPESVPYFSVAVLPSRVDTGPAVPAPEGGEVTVVGTGPAGAPWLTPESRGALDNATDLVGYTTYLDRVPVRAGQLRHGSDNKVESERAEFALDLARRGRRVAVVSGGDPGVFAMATAVLEVAAQPEYADVPVRVLPGVTAANAAAARAGAPLGHDYATISLSDRLKPWEVIAERLGAAASADLVLALYNPGSRSRTWQVGKARELLLEHRAPDTPVVLGRDIGGPEESVRIVRLADLDPAEVDMRTLLIVGSSQTQAVRRGNGEQLVWTPRRYPEG; this is encoded by the coding sequence ATGAGCACCGGGGCCGCCGGGCACATCGAGAACAGCGGGGGCACCGAGGCCGCTGAGAGGGCCGTGGGCGCCGGGAAGCTGTACGGGGTCGGGCTGGGTCCCGGCGACCCGTCCCTGCTGACCCTGCGGGCCGTGGAGGTCATCTCGGAGGCGGACGTGGTGGCGTACCACAGCGCCCGGCACGGCCGGTCCCGCGCCCGGGCGATCGCCGAGCGGTACCTGCGGCCCGACCACATCGAGGAGCTGCTGCGCTACCCGGTCACGGTCGAGACGACGGATCACCCCGGCGGCTACCGGGGCGCCCTGAACGACTTCTACGAGGAGGCCGCGGCCCGGCTGGCGGCGCACCTCGAAGCGGGCCGCACGGTCGCCGTACTCGCCGAGGGCGACCCGCTGTTCTACGGCTCGTACCAGCACATGCACAAGCGGCTCGCGCACCGCTACCCGACCGAGGTCGTCCCCGGGATCACCTCGGTGAGCGCCTCGGCGGCCCGGCTCGGCACGCCGCTCGTCGAGGCCGAGGAGACCCTGACGATCGTGCCCGGCACGCTGCCCGAGGACGAGCTGACGGCCCGGCTGGCCGCCGCCGACTCGGCGGTCGTGATGAAGCTCGGCCGTACGTTCCCGACCGTGCGCCGCGCCCTGGAGCGCGCGGGCCGGCTGGCGGACGCGCGGTACGTGGAGCGGGCCTACATGGACGGCGAGCGCACCGCGGCGCTGGCGGACGTGGACCCGGAGTCGGTGCCGTACTTCTCGGTGGCCGTGCTGCCGTCGCGCGTGGACACGGGGCCCGCGGTCCCGGCCCCTGAGGGCGGCGAGGTGACGGTCGTCGGTACCGGACCGGCCGGCGCCCCCTGGCTGACGCCCGAGTCGCGCGGCGCCCTGGACAACGCCACCGACCTGGTCGGCTACACGACCTACCTGGACCGGGTACCGGTACGGGCGGGCCAGCTGCGGCACGGTTCGGACAACAAGGTCGAGTCCGAGCGTGCCGAGTTCGCCCTGGACCTGGCGCGGCGGGGGCGGCGGGTGGCCGTCGTCTCGGGCGGTGACCCCGGGGTGTTCGCCATGGCGACCGCCGTCCTGGAGGTGGCCGCACAACCGGAGTACGCGGACGTGCCCGTACGGGTGCTGCCCGGGGTGACCGCCGCGAACGCCGCGGCCGCCCGCGCGGGCGCCCCGCTCGGCCACGACTACGCGACGATCTCGCTGTCGGACCGGCTCAAGCCCTGGGAGGTCATCGCCGAACGGCTGGGCGCCGCGGCCTCGGCCGACCTGGTGCTGGCGCTCTACAACCCCGGCTCGCGCAGCCGGACCTGGCAGGTCGGCAAGGCCCGCGAACTGCTCCTGGAGCACCGGGCGCCGGACACCCCGGTGGTACTCGGCCGCGACATCGGCGGCCCCGAGGAGAGCGTCCGCATCGTACGGCTGGCCGACCTGGACCCGGCCGAGGTCGACATGCGCACGCTCCTGATCGTCGGCTCCTCGCAGACGCAGGCCGTACGGCGCGGGAACGGCGAGCAGCTCGTCTGGACGCCGCGGCGGTACCCGGAGGGCTGA
- a CDS encoding bifunctional cobalt-precorrin-7 (C(5))-methyltransferase/cobalt-precorrin-6B (C(15))-methyltransferase codes for MTPATSPPPTPPVVTVVGIGADGWAGIPDASRDVLRDADVLIGGPRQLDLLPAECAGRRVPWPTPLRPAVPGLLAAHAGRKVAVLASGDPMFYGIGRTLTEVLGDGAVGTDALRILPHPSSVSYACARLGWPVEETEVVTLVGRPAAQLTAALHDGRRVLVLSAGPGTPAEVARLLGEQGFGPTRMRVLEQLGGERERVVAGTAEDWQHPPGDALNVIALECRRAPDALRLGAVPGLPDDAYESDGQLTKRHVRAATLGALAPEPGELLWDIGGGSGSIAIEWMRTHRSCRAVCVERDPVRAERIGRNADRLGVPALRVVTGSAPEALAELPSPDAVFIGGGLTSPGLLAACWAALPPGGRLVANTVTLESEALLADWYRRHGGELVRLAVAHAVPVGGFTGWRQAMPVTQWAVRKAPGPARDAGVPAAGTWAEPAGAGGAPRTAAGPGRGSGGAAGAQGTEGPEGPDGTDDYEALPGDDR; via the coding sequence GTGACCCCCGCCACGTCCCCACCCCCCACGCCACCGGTCGTGACCGTCGTCGGGATCGGAGCCGACGGGTGGGCCGGCATCCCCGACGCGTCACGGGACGTCCTGCGGGACGCGGACGTGCTCATCGGCGGGCCGCGCCAGCTGGACCTGCTGCCGGCGGAATGCGCGGGGCGGCGGGTGCCCTGGCCGACCCCGCTGCGGCCCGCCGTGCCCGGGCTGCTCGCGGCGCACGCCGGCCGCAAGGTCGCGGTGCTGGCCAGCGGCGACCCCATGTTCTACGGCATCGGGCGGACGCTCACCGAAGTGCTCGGCGACGGAGCCGTCGGGACCGACGCGCTGCGCATCCTGCCGCACCCCTCCTCCGTCTCCTACGCCTGCGCCCGGCTGGGCTGGCCGGTGGAGGAGACCGAGGTCGTCACGCTCGTCGGCCGGCCGGCCGCGCAGCTGACCGCCGCCCTGCACGACGGCCGGCGGGTGCTCGTCCTCAGCGCCGGCCCCGGCACCCCGGCCGAGGTCGCCCGGCTGCTGGGTGAGCAGGGCTTCGGGCCGACCCGGATGCGGGTGCTCGAACAGCTCGGCGGCGAGCGGGAGCGCGTCGTCGCCGGTACCGCTGAGGACTGGCAGCACCCGCCCGGGGACGCGCTGAACGTCATCGCCCTGGAGTGCCGCCGCGCCCCGGACGCACTGCGGCTGGGCGCCGTACCGGGACTGCCCGACGACGCGTACGAGAGCGACGGACAGCTGACGAAGCGTCATGTTCGTGCCGCCACTCTGGGCGCGCTCGCGCCGGAGCCGGGTGAGCTGCTGTGGGACATCGGCGGCGGCTCCGGTTCGATCGCCATCGAGTGGATGCGGACGCACCGCTCGTGCCGCGCCGTCTGCGTCGAGCGCGACCCCGTACGGGCCGAGCGCATCGGGCGCAACGCCGACCGGCTCGGCGTACCGGCCCTGCGGGTCGTCACCGGTTCCGCTCCCGAGGCGCTGGCCGAGCTGCCGAGCCCGGACGCGGTCTTCATCGGTGGCGGGCTGACCAGTCCCGGGCTGCTCGCGGCCTGCTGGGCGGCGCTGCCGCCGGGCGGCCGGCTGGTCGCCAACACCGTGACGCTGGAGTCCGAGGCGCTGCTCGCCGACTGGTACCGGCGGCACGGCGGCGAGCTGGTACGGCTGGCCGTCGCGCACGCCGTGCCGGTGGGCGGCTTCACCGGCTGGCGGCAGGCCATGCCGGTCACGCAGTGGGCCGTACGCAAGGCTCCGGGGCCGGCCCGGGACGCCGGCGTCCCTGCGGCAGGGACCTGGGCCGAACCGGCGGGGGCCGGTGGCGCTCCCCGGACGGCGGCCGGGCCCGGCCGTGGGTCCGGAGGAGCCGCGGGTGCCCAAGGCACCGAAGGCCCCGAAGGACCTGACGGCACCGACGACTACGAAGCACTTCCAGGAGACGACAGATGA
- the cobM gene encoding precorrin-4 C(11)-methyltransferase, which translates to MTVYFIGAGPGAADLITVRGARTLAACQVCLYAGSLVPRELLAECPPDARLVDTAQLNLDEITAEVLRAHEAGHDVARLHSGDPSVFSAVAEQMRRLDAAGVPYEVVPGVPAFAAAAAALKRELTVPTVGQTVILTRIAQQATAMPEGEDLATLGRSGALLVLHLAARYADRVVEELLPHYGADCPAAVVAMASRPDEVVLRGTLEDIAGQVKAAGIVRTAVIIVGRTLGAEQFRDSHLYSPERDRHVC; encoded by the coding sequence ATGACCGTGTACTTCATCGGCGCGGGCCCCGGTGCGGCCGACCTGATCACGGTGCGCGGTGCCCGTACGCTCGCCGCCTGCCAGGTCTGCCTGTACGCGGGCAGCCTCGTGCCGCGCGAACTGCTCGCCGAGTGCCCGCCGGACGCACGCCTGGTGGACACCGCGCAGCTGAACCTCGACGAGATCACCGCCGAGGTGCTCCGTGCGCACGAGGCCGGGCACGACGTGGCCCGGCTGCACTCCGGCGACCCGTCGGTCTTCTCCGCCGTCGCCGAGCAGATGCGACGGCTGGACGCGGCGGGGGTGCCGTACGAGGTGGTGCCCGGCGTCCCGGCGTTCGCGGCGGCCGCCGCGGCGCTCAAGCGGGAGCTGACCGTGCCCACGGTCGGCCAGACGGTGATCCTCACCCGTATCGCGCAGCAGGCGACCGCGATGCCCGAGGGCGAGGACCTCGCCACTCTCGGGCGCAGCGGCGCCCTTCTGGTGCTGCACCTGGCCGCCCGGTACGCCGACCGCGTCGTCGAGGAGCTGCTGCCGCACTACGGGGCGGACTGTCCGGCCGCGGTGGTCGCGATGGCCAGCCGGCCCGACGAGGTCGTGCTGCGCGGCACCCTGGAGGACATCGCCGGCCAGGTGAAGGCCGCGGGGATCGTCCGTACGGCCGTCATCATCGTCGGCCGCACGCTCGGCGCCGAGCAGTTCCGGGACAGCCACCTGTACTCGCCGGAGCGCGACCGCCACGTGTGCTGA
- a CDS encoding cobalt-precorrin-5B (C(1))-methyltransferase codes for MSEASGGRSAQLKHTGLRPGWTTGACATAAATAAYTALLTGDFPDPVTITLPKGQTPAFALAVEELTEDRPGEAPGGPSGGPSGRRATAGVVKDAGDDPDVTHGALVRVTARALPPGSGVVFKAGPGVGTVTRPGLPLDVGEPAVNPVPRQMMRDHLAQVAARHGSGAADVELTVSVDHGEEIARSTWNPRLGILGGLSILGTTGIVVPYSCSAWIDSIRRGVDVARAAGRTHVAGCTGSTSEKTVVAEYGLPEDALLDMGDFAGAVLKYVRRHPVDRLTVCGGFAKLSKLAAGHLDLHSARSQVDKGFLAELARRGGADEALATEVAAANTGLAALHLCTAAGVPLGDLVAATARDQALEVLRGAPVVVDVLCIDRAGNVVGRSTPR; via the coding sequence ATGAGTGAGGCGAGTGGCGGGCGCAGCGCCCAACTCAAGCACACCGGTCTGCGGCCCGGCTGGACGACCGGTGCCTGCGCCACGGCGGCGGCCACCGCCGCCTACACCGCGCTGCTGACCGGCGACTTCCCCGACCCGGTGACGATCACGCTGCCCAAGGGCCAGACCCCGGCCTTCGCGCTGGCGGTCGAGGAGCTCACCGAGGACCGGCCCGGGGAGGCGCCCGGAGGGCCTTCCGGCGGGCCGTCCGGGCGGCGTGCCACGGCGGGCGTGGTCAAGGACGCGGGGGACGACCCCGACGTCACCCACGGCGCACTCGTCCGCGTCACCGCACGCGCCCTGCCGCCCGGCTCCGGTGTCGTCTTCAAGGCCGGGCCCGGCGTGGGAACGGTGACCCGTCCCGGGCTCCCCCTGGACGTCGGAGAGCCCGCCGTCAATCCGGTGCCGCGCCAGATGATGCGCGACCACCTGGCGCAGGTCGCCGCGCGTCACGGGAGCGGCGCTGCGGACGTCGAGCTCACCGTGTCGGTGGACCACGGCGAGGAGATCGCCCGCTCCACCTGGAACCCGCGGCTCGGCATCCTGGGCGGCCTGTCGATCCTCGGGACGACCGGCATCGTCGTGCCGTACTCGTGCTCGGCGTGGATCGACTCGATCCGGCGCGGCGTGGACGTGGCCAGGGCGGCCGGGCGTACGCACGTGGCCGGCTGCACCGGCTCGACGTCCGAGAAGACGGTGGTGGCCGAGTACGGCCTGCCCGAGGACGCCCTGCTGGACATGGGCGACTTCGCGGGCGCGGTACTGAAGTACGTCCGACGGCACCCGGTCGACCGGCTGACGGTGTGCGGCGGCTTCGCCAAACTCTCCAAGCTGGCCGCCGGCCATCTGGACCTGCACTCGGCGCGCTCCCAGGTCGACAAGGGCTTCCTCGCCGAACTGGCCCGCCGCGGCGGCGCGGACGAGGCGCTGGCCACGGAGGTGGCCGCCGCCAACACCGGGCTCGCCGCGCTGCACCTGTGTACGGCGGCCGGGGTCCCGCTGGGCGACCTGGTGGCGGCCACCGCCCGGGACCAGGCCCTCGAAGTGCTGCGCGGCGCCCCCGTGGTGGTCGACGTCCTCTGCATCGACCGCGCGGGCAACGTGGTGGGGCGCAGCACTCCCCGCTGA
- the cobG gene encoding precorrin-3B synthase: MLAAMPTATNPPSRDEPPIRVRGDACPGTLRLHAADDGALARVRIPGGVLTAGQADALAVAAERLGDGALHLTSRGNVQVRGLDGDCGGDLAALLDAAGLLPSYRHERVRNIVATPLSGLDGSGRTDVQPWLRELDRLLCASEAATGLSGRFLFALDDGRGDVSALGPDVTLVALAGGDALLFVWQAPAALRVTGAYAARAALTAAETFLEAAAASGTKAWRVSDLPGGGDAFGSDGFGSGGFGSAGSLLRETARRLEAAGVPVTHPVAAGLPSGPAPAPGTVHGPGGTAALSVVAPLGRLTVAQWRHLVAAAREDGSGELRLTPWRGAVLPGFGRARAADRLAGLAAAGLITDPASPWYGVGACIGRPGCAKSLADVRADAATALGAGGGRAVHWSGCERRCGHPQGEWVDVVATGDGYQVSLRGEGLRTVVDGAPHMNESSHVNGSPGRVAEPEDVAGADDLAVAVAAARTTTATTATR; this comes from the coding sequence ATGCTCGCCGCCATGCCCACGGCGACCAACCCACCATCCCGGGACGAACCCCCCATACGGGTTCGCGGTGACGCCTGCCCGGGCACGCTGCGGCTGCACGCCGCGGACGACGGCGCGCTGGCCCGCGTGCGCATCCCCGGAGGCGTGCTGACCGCCGGTCAGGCGGACGCGCTCGCGGTGGCGGCGGAGCGCCTCGGTGACGGCGCACTGCACCTCACCTCGCGCGGGAACGTGCAGGTGCGAGGCCTGGACGGCGACTGTGGCGGGGATCTCGCCGCGCTGCTCGACGCGGCCGGACTGCTCCCTTCGTACCGCCATGAACGGGTCCGCAACATCGTGGCCACGCCGCTCTCCGGGCTGGACGGATCGGGCCGTACGGACGTCCAGCCGTGGCTTCGGGAGCTGGACCGGCTGCTCTGCGCGAGCGAGGCCGCGACCGGGCTGTCCGGGCGCTTCCTGTTCGCCCTGGACGACGGCCGCGGTGACGTTTCCGCGCTCGGCCCGGATGTGACATTGGTCGCCCTGGCCGGCGGGGACGCACTGCTCTTCGTCTGGCAGGCCCCGGCGGCACTGCGGGTGACCGGCGCGTACGCGGCCCGGGCCGCGCTGACGGCCGCCGAGACCTTCCTGGAAGCGGCGGCGGCGAGCGGCACGAAGGCGTGGCGGGTGAGCGATCTGCCTGGAGGCGGTGACGCCTTCGGGAGCGATGGCTTCGGGAGCGGTGGCTTCGGGAGCGCGGGGTCGCTGCTCCGGGAGACGGCTCGGCGCCTGGAGGCGGCCGGCGTCCCCGTGACGCATCCGGTCGCGGCGGGCCTCCCCTCGGGGCCCGCGCCCGCCCCGGGGACGGTGCACGGCCCCGGTGGCACGGCGGCCCTCTCCGTGGTCGCCCCGCTGGGGCGGCTCACGGTGGCGCAGTGGCGGCACCTGGTGGCCGCGGCCCGCGAGGACGGCAGCGGCGAACTGCGGCTCACCCCCTGGCGCGGCGCGGTCCTGCCCGGCTTCGGCCGCGCCCGCGCCGCTGACCGGCTCGCCGGGCTGGCGGCCGCCGGGCTGATCACCGACCCGGCGTCGCCCTGGTACGGCGTCGGTGCGTGCATCGGCCGCCCCGGGTGCGCCAAGTCACTGGCCGACGTACGGGCGGACGCCGCCACCGCGCTGGGTGCGGGTGGCGGCCGGGCCGTCCACTGGTCCGGTTGCGAGCGCCGCTGCGGCCACCCTCAGGGTGAGTGGGTGGACGTCGTCGCCACCGGAGACGGGTACCAGGTATCGCTGCGCGGTGAGGGGCTGCGTACTGTCGTGGACGGCGCCCCTCACATGAACGAGTCTTCACACGTCAACGGGTCACCGGGTCGCGTGGCGGAGCCGGAGGACGTGGCGGGGGCCGACGACCTTGCCGTCGCCGTGGCGGCAGCGCGCACGACCACAGCGACCACAGCGACGAGATGA
- the cobN gene encoding cobaltochelatase subunit CobN — translation MLPTSGENAPQSGETVPQTGNSQSGDPQSGEAAPRQILLLSTSDTDLLSARAAGGPVGYRFANPARLDLDELPALLDGCDLVVVRLLGGIRAWQEGLDQLLADGRPVVVLTGEQAPDAQLMAASTVPVGIAAEAHAYLAHGGPANLEQLARFLSDTVLLTGHGFEPPAAAPSWGPLERTAREDVAADAPTVAVLYYRAHHMSGNTAFVDALCGAVEEAGGRPMPLYVASLRAPEPELIDELRAADVIVTTVLAAGGTKPATASAGGDDESWDAGALTGLDVPVLQALCLTGSRADWEENDEGVSPLDAASQIAVPEFDGRLITVPFSFKEIDEDGLPAYVADPERAARVAGTAVRHARLRHIAPADKRVALVLSAYPTKHSRIGNAVGLDTPASAVELLRRLREEGYDFGPEEEIPGLVSGDGDELIRALIEAGGHDQDWLTEEQLARNPVRIPAADYKRWYATLPAELRKAVEEHWGPAPGEMFLDRSRVSQGGDPEGDIVLAALRRGNLLILIQPPRGFGENPIAIYHDPDLPPSHHYLAAYRWIAATQDDGGFGADAMIHLGKHGNLEWLPGKNAGLSAACGPDAALGDLPLIYPFLVNDPGEGTQAKRRVHATLVDHLVPPMARADSYGDIARLEQLLDEYAQISAMDPAKLPAIRAQIWTLIQAAKLDHDLGMEDRPDDDGFDDFLLHVDGWLCEVKDAQIRDGLHVLGGAPTGAPRVDLVLAILRARQIWGGTSALPGLREALGLDESAATRTTADAAEEQARALVQAMEDAGWDPAAVADVAADHGQQVADILDFAAREVVPRLAGTTAELDHVVHALKGGFVPAGPSGSPLRGLVNVLPTGRNFYSVDPKAVPSRLAWETGQALADSLLERYRTDNGDWPTSVGLSLWGTSAMRTAGDDVAEALALLGVRPVWDDASRRVTGLEPVPLDELNRPRIDVTLRISGFFRDAFPHTIGLLDDAVRLVAGLDEPAEQNFVRAHAQADLAEHGDERRATTRIFGSRPGTYGAGLLQLIDSRDWRTDADLAEVYTVWGGYAYGRGLDGRSAREEMETAYKRIAVAAKNTDTREHDIADSDDYFQYHGGMVATVRALRGTAPEAYIGDSTRPETVRTRTLVEETSRVFRARVVNPKWIEAMRRHGYKGAFELAATVDYLFGYDATTGVVADWMYDKLTQAYVLDPENRAFLQEANPWALHGIAERLLEAESRGMWAEPDPAAIEALREIFLETEGELEGEG, via the coding sequence ATGCTGCCCACGTCCGGGGAGAACGCCCCCCAGTCCGGCGAGACCGTCCCGCAGACCGGGAACTCGCAGTCCGGAGATCCGCAGTCCGGGGAGGCCGCTCCCCGTCAGATCCTGCTCCTGTCGACCTCCGACACCGACCTGCTCAGCGCACGCGCGGCCGGCGGCCCGGTCGGGTACCGCTTCGCCAACCCCGCCCGGCTCGACCTCGACGAGCTGCCCGCCCTGCTGGACGGCTGCGACCTGGTCGTCGTACGCCTCCTCGGCGGCATCCGCGCCTGGCAGGAGGGCCTGGACCAGCTGCTCGCCGACGGCCGCCCGGTCGTCGTGCTCACCGGCGAACAGGCCCCCGACGCCCAGCTGATGGCCGCCTCGACCGTCCCGGTCGGCATCGCCGCCGAGGCGCACGCCTACCTCGCGCACGGCGGCCCGGCCAACCTGGAGCAGCTGGCCCGCTTCCTCTCCGACACCGTGCTGCTCACCGGCCACGGCTTCGAGCCGCCCGCCGCCGCGCCCTCCTGGGGGCCGCTGGAGCGCACGGCCCGTGAGGACGTCGCCGCGGACGCCCCCACAGTGGCGGTGCTCTACTACCGCGCCCACCACATGAGCGGCAACACCGCCTTCGTGGACGCGCTGTGCGGCGCCGTCGAAGAGGCGGGCGGCCGCCCGATGCCGCTGTACGTCGCCTCGCTGCGCGCCCCCGAGCCGGAGCTGATCGACGAGCTGCGCGCCGCCGACGTGATCGTCACCACGGTGCTCGCGGCGGGCGGCACCAAGCCCGCCACGGCCTCGGCCGGCGGCGACGACGAGTCCTGGGACGCGGGCGCCCTCACCGGCCTCGACGTACCGGTTCTGCAGGCGCTCTGCCTGACCGGTTCGCGCGCCGACTGGGAGGAGAACGACGAGGGCGTCTCGCCGCTGGACGCGGCCAGCCAGATCGCCGTGCCCGAGTTCGACGGCCGTCTGATCACCGTCCCGTTCTCCTTCAAGGAGATCGACGAGGACGGCCTCCCGGCGTACGTCGCCGACCCCGAGCGGGCGGCGCGGGTCGCCGGCACCGCCGTACGCCACGCCCGGCTGCGCCACATCGCGCCCGCCGACAAGCGTGTGGCGCTCGTGCTGTCCGCGTACCCGACCAAGCACTCGCGCATCGGCAACGCGGTCGGCCTGGACACCCCGGCCTCCGCCGTCGAGCTGCTGCGCCGCCTCCGGGAGGAGGGGTACGACTTCGGGCCCGAGGAGGAGATCCCGGGCCTGGTCTCGGGCGACGGCGACGAGCTGATCCGCGCGCTCATCGAGGCCGGCGGCCACGACCAGGACTGGCTCACCGAGGAGCAGCTCGCCCGTAACCCCGTCCGCATCCCGGCCGCCGACTACAAGCGCTGGTACGCGACGCTCCCCGCCGAGCTGCGCAAGGCCGTCGAGGAGCACTGGGGCCCGGCGCCCGGCGAGATGTTCCTCGACCGCAGCCGCGTGAGCCAGGGCGGCGACCCCGAGGGCGACATCGTGCTGGCCGCCCTGCGCCGCGGCAACCTGCTGATCCTCATCCAGCCGCCGCGCGGCTTCGGCGAGAACCCGATCGCGATCTACCACGACCCCGATCTGCCGCCCTCGCACCACTATCTGGCCGCGTACCGCTGGATCGCGGCCACCCAGGACGACGGCGGTTTCGGCGCGGACGCCATGATCCACCTGGGCAAGCACGGCAACCTGGAGTGGCTGCCCGGCAAGAACGCGGGCCTCTCCGCCGCCTGCGGCCCCGACGCCGCCCTCGGCGACCTGCCGCTCATCTACCCGTTCCTGGTCAACGACCCGGGCGAGGGCACCCAGGCCAAGCGCCGCGTCCACGCCACCCTCGTCGACCACCTCGTCCCGCCGATGGCCCGCGCCGACTCCTACGGCGACATCGCGCGCCTGGAGCAGCTGCTCGACGAGTACGCGCAGATCTCCGCCATGGACCCGGCCAAGCTGCCCGCCATCCGCGCGCAGATCTGGACGCTGATCCAGGCCGCCAAGCTCGACCACGACCTGGGCATGGAGGACCGCCCGGACGACGACGGCTTCGACGACTTCCTGCTGCACGTCGACGGCTGGCTGTGCGAGGTCAAGGACGCGCAGATCCGTGACGGCCTGCACGTGCTCGGCGGCGCGCCGACCGGCGCCCCGCGCGTCGACCTGGTCCTCGCGATTCTCCGCGCCCGCCAGATCTGGGGCGGTACCTCCGCCCTGCCCGGCCTGCGCGAGGCGCTCGGCCTGGACGAGTCGGCGGCGACCCGTACGACCGCGGACGCCGCCGAGGAGCAGGCCCGCGCGCTGGTCCAGGCGATGGAGGACGCAGGCTGGGACCCGGCAGCGGTGGCGGACGTCGCGGCGGACCACGGTCAGCAGGTCGCCGACATCCTCGACTTCGCCGCCCGCGAGGTCGTCCCGCGCCTGGCCGGCACGACGGCCGAGCTCGACCACGTCGTGCACGCCCTGAAGGGCGGCTTCGTACCGGCGGGCCCGTCCGGCTCGCCTCTCCGAGGGCTGGTCAACGTCCTGCCGACCGGCCGCAACTTCTACTCGGTCGACCCCAAGGCCGTGCCCTCGCGCCTCGCCTGGGAGACCGGCCAGGCCCTGGCCGACTCCCTCCTGGAGCGCTACCGCACCGATAACGGCGACTGGCCCACCTCCGTCGGCCTGTCCCTGTGGGGTACGAGCGCGATGCGCACCGCCGGTGACGACGTCGCCGAGGCCCTCGCGCTGCTCGGCGTCCGCCCCGTGTGGGACGACGCCTCCCGCCGCGTCACCGGCCTGGAGCCCGTCCCGCTCGACGAGCTGAACCGGCCCCGCATCGACGTCACGCTGCGCATCTCCGGCTTCTTCCGGGACGCCTTCCCGCACACCATCGGCCTGCTGGACGACGCGGTACGCCTGGTCGCGGGCCTCGACGAGCCCGCCGAGCAGAACTTCGTACGCGCACACGCCCAGGCCGACCTCGCCGAGCACGGTGACGAACGCCGCGCCACCACCCGTATCTTCGGCTCCCGCCCGGGGACGTACGGCGCGGGCCTGCTCCAGCTGATCGACTCGCGCGACTGGCGCACCGACGCCGACCTCGCGGAGGTCTACACGGTGTGGGGCGGCTACGCGTACGGCCGTGGTCTGGACGGCCGTTCGGCCCGCGAGGAGATGGAGACGGCGTACAAGCGCATCGCCGTCGCCGCGAAGAACACCGACACCCGCGAGCACGACATCGCGGACTCCGACGACTACTTCCAGTACCACGGCGGCATGGTCGCCACCGTACGGGCGCTGCGGGGCACGGCCCCCGAGGCGTACATCGGCGACTCCACCCGCCCTGAGACGGTGCGTACGCGCACCCTCGTGGAGGAGACCTCGCGCGTCTTCAGGGCGCGGGTCGTGAACCCCAAGTGGATCGAGGCGATGCGCCGCCACGGCTACAAGGGCGCCTTCGAGCTCGCCGCGACGGTCGACTACCTCTTCGGGTACGACGCCACCACCGGCGTGGTCGCCGACTGGATGTACGACAAGCTCACCCAGGCCTACGTGCTGGACCCGGAGAACCGCGCGTTCCTCCAGGAGGCCAACCCCTGGGCGCTGCACGGGATCGCCGAGCGCCTCCTGGAGGCGGAGTCGCGCGGCATGTGGGCCGAGCCCGATCCGGCCGCGATCGAAGCGCTCCGCGAGATCTTCCTGGAGACGGAGGGCGAGCTGGAGGGCGAGGGCTGA